A single region of the Kwoniella botswanensis chromosome 1, complete sequence genome encodes:
- a CDS encoding nucleoside diphosphate kinase: MSTTEQTYIMVKPDGVQRGLVGEIIARFEKRGFKLAALKLASPSKEHLEKHYSDLSDKPFFPKLIKYMLSGPVVCMVWEGLDAVKTGRVMLGATNPLASAPGTIRGDYALQVGMNVCHGSDSVENGQKEIALWFPEGVAQYKLDAQTWIYEA, from the exons ATGTCTACCACCGAGCAAACCTACATCATGGTCAA ACCCGACGGTGTCCAAAGAGGACTCGTCGGTGAGATCATCGCCCGATTCGAGAAGAGGGGATTCAAG CTCGCTGCACTCAAGCTTGCTTCTCCTTCCAAG GAACACCTCGAGAAGCATTACTCTGATCTTTCCGACAAGCCTTTCTTCCCCAAACTCATCAAATACA TGCTCTCCGGTCCCGTAGTCTGCATGGTCTGGGAAGGTCTCGATGCCGTCAAGACCGGTCGAGTCATGTTGGGAGCTACCAACCCTCTCGCTTCTGCCCCTGGTACCATCCGAGGTGACTACGCCCTCCAAGTCGGCATGAACGTCTGTCACGGTTCAGACTCCGTTGAGAACGGTCAAAAGGAAATTGCCCTTTGGTTCCC AGAGGGTGTTGCTCAATACAAGCTCGACGCTCAAACTTGGATCTACGAGGCCTAA
- a CDS encoding cysteine synthase: MVATLSARMFRATAVARPLARRTYATSVTGYGKEVEGFVGAVGNTPLIRLNRLSEETGSNILAKAEFMSPGGSIKDRAALYLVKDAEEKGLIRPGGTVVEGTAGNTGIGLAHVCRSKGYQCVIYMPDTQSQEKIDLLRMLGADVRPVPAVAFDNPQNYNHQAKRYAESLDNAVWTNQFDNTANRNAHILTTGPEIWEQTNGGKLDAFICSTGTGGTLAGVARYLTEKSNGKVEAWLADPPGSVLYNLVENGKLERVGNGSITEGIGQGRVTSNLQPDLSLLSGAIHVPDSASINMVYRLLHEEGLYVGASSALNVWAATELAKKKGKGSTVVTVLCDGAYRYQARLFSRVWLESKGLDSHIPEHLQKYIVLP; the protein is encoded by the exons ATGGTAGCCACTCTTTCTGCTCGAATGTTCCGAGCCACCGCTGTCGCGAGACCATTGGCTCGAAGGACCTATGCAACCTCTGTCACTGGATATGGAAAAGAGGTCGAGGGTTTCGTAGGTGCTGTAGGGAACACACCTTTG ATCCGACTTAATCGATTATCGGAAGAGACAGGATCTAACATCCTCGCAAAAGCCGAATTCATGTCACCTGGAGGATCGATCAAGGACCGAGCGGCACTTTACCTTGTCAAAGATGCGGAGGAAAAGGGACTTATTAGACCCGGTGGTACCGTCGTGGAAGGAACTGCGGGAAATACAGGTATAGGATTAGCACATGTCTGTAGATCAAAAGGATATCAATGTGTGATTTACATGCCAGATACCCAAAGtcaagagaagattgatctTTTGAGAATGTTAGGTGCAGATGTCAGACCTGTTCCTG CCGTCGCATTTGACAATCCCCAAAATTACAACCACCAAGCCAAACGATATGCCGAATCATTAGATAACGCCGTATGGACCAACCAATTCGACAATACCGCCAATAGGAATGCTCATATCCTCACTACCGGACCTGAGATATGGGAACAGACAAATGGTGGGAAATTAGATGCCTTCATCTGTTCGACAGGTACAGGTGGTACTCTTGCTGGTGTAGCTAGATACTTGACCGAGAAATCAAATGGTAAAGTGGAAGCTTGGTTGGCGGACCCTCCTGGAAGTGTGCTTTACAATTTGGTTGAGAATGGAAAATTGGAAAGAGTCGGTAATGGATCCATCACTGAGG GTATCGGACAAGGACGAGTGACTTCCAACCTCCAACCTGATCTTTCCCTTTTATCCGGTGCCATCCACGTCCCAGATTCAGCGTCTATCAACATGGTATACAGATTACTTCACGAGGAAGGTCTCTATGTCGGTGCATCTAGTGCTTTGAATGTATGGGCTGCAACAGAATTGGCcaaaaagaaaggaaagggaagtaCGGTTGTGACTGTGCTTTGTGATGGTGCTTATCG ATACCAAGCCCGTCTTTTCTCTCGAGTATGGTTAGAATCCAAGGGTCTCGATTCCCATATCCCAGAACACCTCCAAAAATACATTGTCCTTCCGTAA